From Pseudomonadota bacterium, one genomic window encodes:
- a CDS encoding response regulator has product MQQAVSLKRVLVVDDDAGQRATLAANLELDGFLVEAVADGHQALERARQQRFDVVVTDYRMPGLSGLETLQALKLEHPGMAVVLITAYATDDQLDQAILDGAFAVLRKPLSPEHLSGVLHRALSHPVVLALPGVRDCWDLAEGLARADVKTVVCETPEQARALGDAAHVDVCIVRTDEPSALLAANSLVAAHFGHATMIALMDEDTPRDLADAAAELPEVQVRAAGDVSNVLRLIAGARAAQIH; this is encoded by the coding sequence ATGCAACAGGCAGTGTCCTTGAAGCGAGTGCTGGTCGTGGACGACGATGCCGGCCAAAGAGCAACGCTTGCCGCGAATCTGGAGCTCGACGGTTTTCTCGTGGAGGCCGTCGCCGACGGGCATCAGGCCCTGGAGCGCGCCCGGCAGCAGCGTTTCGACGTAGTCGTGACCGATTACCGCATGCCCGGCCTCAGCGGGCTCGAGACCCTGCAGGCCCTCAAGCTCGAGCACCCGGGCATGGCGGTGGTGCTGATCACCGCCTACGCAACGGACGATCAACTGGATCAGGCCATTCTGGATGGGGCCTTCGCCGTGCTACGCAAGCCCCTTTCGCCCGAGCACCTCTCCGGGGTGCTGCACCGTGCGCTCAGCCACCCCGTGGTGCTTGCGCTGCCGGGCGTGCGGGACTGCTGGGATTTGGCCGAAGGGCTCGCCAGGGCCGACGTCAAGACGGTGGTTTGCGAGACCCCGGAACAGGCCAGGGCGCTCGGTGATGCCGCGCACGTGGACGTTTGCATCGTGCGCACGGACGAGCCGAGCGCGCTGCTCGCGGCAAACAGCCTGGTGGCCGCCCACTTCGGTCACGCGACGATGATCGCGCTCATGGACGAGGATACCCCACGCGATCTGGCCGACGCGGCCGCGGAGCTGCCCGAGGTGCAGGTGCGGGCCGCGGGCGACGTGAGCAACGTGCTGCGCTTGATCGCCGGGGCTCGGGCCGCACAGATCCATTAG
- a CDS encoding alpha-L-fucosidase, with protein MAYLAREIRARRLAWCSMAMGVLGLACTPSDKSETPAAASPAADPHAKDPHAATSAAVPKDVFEESKADRDARMAWWRQARFGMFIHWGVYAVPAGRHKGKHIEGNGEWIQKHGNIPRAEYEKYAAGFNPVKYDPDAWVRLAKEAGMKYLVITSKHHDGFALWDTKVSDWDVVDRTPYKKDLLAPLAQACKKHGLRFTVYHSILDWHHPAMHDPKGGYSDNFIHAGRKQEYVDYMKGQLKELMSGLDPAVLWFDGEWIAWWTEEDGRDVYQLLRGLKPDIIINNRVGKGRKGMEGLSKQGHVGDFGTPEQQIPPTGLPGVDWESCMTMNDTWGFKHDDHNWKSTETLVRNLIDIASKGGNYLLNVGPTAEGLIPAASVERLKGMGRWMKVNSDAIYGTTASPVKPPAWGRFTSKGDKLFAHVFDWPKDGRLELPALGRKPAAAHLLSDANKTPLMISSEGDKVTVGLPPDPPDPIATVVVLTPGSS; from the coding sequence ATGGCATACCTCGCCCGCGAAATCCGTGCGCGGCGGCTTGCGTGGTGCTCGATGGCCATGGGCGTACTGGGCTTGGCTTGCACCCCGTCCGACAAGAGCGAGACACCGGCCGCCGCTTCGCCGGCAGCCGACCCGCATGCAAAGGATCCGCATGCAGCCACGAGCGCTGCTGTTCCCAAGGACGTCTTTGAGGAAAGCAAGGCGGATCGCGATGCACGCATGGCGTGGTGGCGGCAGGCACGTTTCGGCATGTTCATTCACTGGGGTGTCTACGCCGTGCCCGCCGGGCGGCACAAGGGCAAACACATCGAGGGCAACGGCGAATGGATTCAGAAGCACGGCAACATTCCTCGCGCCGAATACGAGAAGTACGCGGCCGGCTTCAACCCTGTGAAGTACGATCCGGATGCTTGGGTGCGCCTGGCCAAAGAAGCGGGCATGAAGTACCTGGTTATCACGTCCAAGCACCACGATGGTTTTGCTTTATGGGATACGAAAGTCTCGGACTGGGATGTGGTGGATCGCACGCCCTACAAGAAGGATCTGCTGGCACCGCTGGCGCAGGCCTGCAAGAAGCACGGGCTGCGTTTCACTGTCTACCATTCCATCCTGGACTGGCATCACCCTGCGATGCACGATCCCAAGGGCGGCTACTCCGACAACTTCATCCACGCCGGCCGCAAGCAGGAGTACGTGGATTACATGAAAGGCCAGCTGAAGGAATTGATGAGCGGCTTGGATCCGGCAGTCTTGTGGTTTGATGGCGAGTGGATAGCGTGGTGGACCGAGGAAGACGGACGGGACGTCTACCAGCTGCTGCGTGGACTGAAGCCGGACATCATCATCAACAACCGCGTGGGCAAGGGCCGCAAGGGCATGGAGGGGCTCAGCAAGCAGGGTCATGTCGGAGACTTCGGAACGCCGGAGCAGCAGATTCCGCCGACAGGACTCCCCGGTGTGGACTGGGAGAGCTGCATGACCATGAACGACACCTGGGGCTTCAAGCACGACGACCACAACTGGAAGTCGACCGAGACCCTGGTCCGAAACCTGATCGATATCGCCTCCAAGGGCGGCAACTACCTTCTGAACGTGGGTCCTACGGCCGAAGGGCTCATCCCCGCTGCAAGCGTGGAGCGTCTCAAGGGGATGGGCAGGTGGATGAAGGTCAACTCGGACGCGATCTACGGCACCACGGCCAGCCCGGTAAAGCCGCCGGCTTGGGGTCGCTTCACAAGCAAGGGCGACAAGCTCTTCGCCCATGTCTTCGATTGGCCCAAGGACGGCAGGCTAGAGCTGCCTGCGCTTGGTCGCAAACCTGCCGCGGCGCACCTGCTGTCTGACGCCAACAAGACCCCGCTCATGATCAGCTCGGAGGGGGACAAGGTGACCGTTGGCTTGCCACCAGACCCGCCCGACCCCATCGCAACGGTCGTGGTGCTCACGCCCGGGTCGTCTTAG